A window of Trichomycterus rosablanca isolate fTriRos1 chromosome 5, fTriRos1.hap1, whole genome shotgun sequence contains these coding sequences:
- the LOC134315295 gene encoding inorganic pyrophosphatase-like, with translation MSDVASRLFLAGVFAGAKRTDWKVIAINVDDPEANDLNDISDVRRLKPGYLEATVDWFRRYKVPDGKPENQFAFNGEFKDKDFAIKVIKSTHDFWKALISEQTNAGELNCKNTRVSKGGSSFCCSPEDAKAIVDGTCPCGAADSIPTSVDKWNYYEKSLYIIFECFLLIDKQGSGSEKCIQSNRC, from the coding sequence AACTGACTGGAAGGTTATTGCTATTAATGTTGATGACCCAGAAGCAAATGACTTGAATGACATAAGTGATGTACGACGACTCAAGCCAGGCTACCTCGAAGCCACTGTGGACTGGTTTAGACGGTACAAAGTGCCAGATGGCAAACCTGAAAACCAGTTTGCTTTTAATGGAGAGTTCAAAGATAAGGACTTTGCCATAAAGGTCATCAAAAGCACCCATGACTTCTGGAAGGCACTTATCTCTGAACAGACCAACGCAGGAGAGCTGAACTGTAAAAACACTCGTGTTTCGAAAGGAGGCAGCTCATTCTGCTGTTCACCAGAGGACGCCAAGGCAATTGTTGATGGCACTTGTCCATGTGGAGCAGCCGATTCCATTCCAACCTCAGTTGACAAATGGAATTATTATGAAAAGTCTCTTTACATTATCTTTGAATGTtttcttttgattgataaaCAGGGATCAGGGAGTGAAAAATGTATACAGAGTAACAGATGCTGA